A region from the Syntrophorhabdaceae bacterium genome encodes:
- a CDS encoding ACT domain-containing protein has product MVIKQISVSLDNVPGALHGISEILGREGVNIRAISVADTSDISTVRFVVDDPEKAKNILKANGYSPRETDVIAVETPDHPGGLVAVLRPLKQAGINVHYLYPHLGRVSNNAIVILGVDRTEEAQQVLQQNWVRTIGKEVYSI; this is encoded by the coding sequence ATGGTTATCAAACAGATTTCTGTTAGCCTGGACAATGTTCCCGGTGCGCTTCACGGCATCAGCGAGATACTGGGGAGAGAAGGCGTCAACATCAGGGCGATCTCCGTTGCCGATACGTCGGATATCAGCACTGTGCGTTTTGTCGTAGATGATCCTGAAAAGGCAAAAAATATTCTCAAGGCAAACGGTTATTCGCCGAGAGAAACCGATGTAATTGCCGTTGAGACCCCGGACCACCCGGGGGGATTGGTTGCGGTACTGAGACCCTTGAAACAGGCGGGGATCAATGTCCACTATCTGTATCCGCATCTCGGGCGTGTCAGCAACAATGCGATCGTTATCCTTGGTGTTGACCGGACAGAAGAAGCCCAGCAGGTCCTGCAGCAGAACTGGGTCCGTACTATAGGAAAAGAAGTATACAGTATATAG
- a CDS encoding MBL fold metallo-hydrolase, with the protein MKQFVNPQQITDNIYRVCGPDLSDARDGFAYLLDFGELALIDCGSGAGFKRTIQNIERLGFKPETIKTIILTHCHVDHSGGAHLFRSHFGSQLIMHALDATIIERADTRLTAAFCFDIDLQPLRVDTKLAGDSGRLHIGRQELNWIHTPGHTPGSVSVCMDIDGKRTLFVQDIAAPLLKEFDCDPDAWVESIQTLFALEADMLCDGHSGVYTPKSNVKKYLEYCVASQYQQGYIKL; encoded by the coding sequence GTGAAGCAGTTTGTCAATCCACAGCAGATAACAGACAACATATACCGCGTCTGCGGACCGGATCTCTCGGATGCGAGAGACGGTTTTGCCTATCTTCTGGATTTCGGCGAATTGGCGCTCATCGATTGCGGCTCAGGAGCCGGTTTTAAGCGGACAATCCAAAATATTGAGCGCCTCGGGTTTAAACCTGAGACAATCAAAACAATCATTTTAACACACTGCCACGTAGACCATTCCGGCGGCGCCCATCTCTTCCGGTCGCATTTCGGCTCACAGCTCATCATGCATGCCCTTGACGCGACGATCATCGAACGGGCAGACACAAGGCTTACGGCTGCATTTTGTTTCGATATCGACCTTCAGCCTCTCCGTGTGGATACGAAGCTTGCCGGTGATAGCGGCCGTCTGCATATCGGCAGACAGGAACTCAACTGGATACACACACCGGGTCATACACCCGGGTCCGTCTCTGTCTGCATGGACATTGATGGTAAAAGAACACTCTTTGTCCAGGACATCGCGGCGCCGCTTCTGAAAGAGTTCGATTGTGATCCCGATGCGTGGGTGGAATCGATCCAGACCCTCTTTGCGCTGGAGGCCGATATGCTCTGCGACGGTCATTCCGGCGTCTACACACCAAAAAGCAACGTCAAGAAATACCTTGAATACTGCGTCGCGTCCCAGTATCAGCAGGGGTATATAAAACTGTGA
- a CDS encoding 2-oxoacid:acceptor oxidoreductase family protein — translation MLIKTIFSGFGGQGVLSMGFTFANAAMLEGKYVTYLPSYGVEVRGGTANCTVVVSDEEIASPVASEPEFVVAMNQPSFARFQSILPSGGLICVNSSIVNTTSVRGDIEVLTVPTSELAEKMGTIKVANMIMLGAFLRASNIVSFDFMLKHLQEILGEGKAKMIKLNREALETGYTFAKE, via the coding sequence ATGCTCATAAAGACAATATTCTCAGGGTTTGGCGGACAGGGTGTTCTCTCCATGGGCTTTACGTTTGCCAATGCGGCGATGCTTGAAGGAAAGTATGTGACCTATCTTCCATCCTATGGCGTTGAGGTCAGAGGAGGGACAGCGAACTGTACCGTTGTCGTCTCTGACGAAGAGATCGCATCTCCTGTCGCTTCAGAGCCTGAATTTGTTGTTGCCATGAACCAGCCGTCCTTCGCACGGTTTCAGAGCATCCTTCCTTCGGGAGGGCTTATCTGTGTCAATTCCTCTATCGTCAATACGACATCTGTAAGGGGAGATATTGAGGTCCTCACTGTTCCTACAAGCGAGCTGGCGGAGAAGATGGGTACGATCAAGGTGGCGAATATGATAATGCTTGGTGCATTTTTAAGGGCGAGCAATATCGTTTCATTCGATTTTATGCTCAAGCACCTCCAGGAAATCCTCGGTGAAGGAAAAGCGAAGATGATAAAACTCAACAGAGAAGCCCTTGAGACAGGCTATACGTTTGCAAAGGAGTGA